The nucleotide sequence ATCACAGTCATTTACACAATCGTCTCATCTGCATTCTCCAACGTCCGTGCATGTGCCAAATCCATCTATAGTGCGAGATACGCATGAAGTTGGAGCTCACGATGTTGGTCGGAGAGCCGATGAAGTCACAGCGAGCGCCCAAAGCTCCCCGCCCACGCTGCTTGAGTTGAGGCAGCATCACCTACCAAGAACACGAGTGCAGAATAAGAAATGCAGTCGAGAAAAGAACAGAACCAGTGCTCGTGAACCCGCTCACCATGGATGGCTGGACCTTGAGGCCGCTGAACTGTGGGAGGGCGGTCATGGCTGCAGCTGGAAAGGCGAGCTTGGAGGCCATGGCTTGTCTTGCACCGCAGGGATCAAGCTGCTTCCTCTGCTGTCACGCATTCATCAGGACCTTAAAACATGAGGTGGAGATCTTAGAGTGTCAACCTTGTGGACTCAGGTAGCCACCATGGATAAACCTTAGATTCTTGGTGCTGAAATGGCAGCCTCTTGTTAACCTGAGCCAAGTGGATAAGATAGTGTTCGAGTGATTTGGTTCGATCACTACAATTTCCTATTTTGGATTTCAATCATGCCTATAAATTCTGGACCGAATGGGTCTGTCGGATCATAAAGATATTCTTGACTGATTTGAATGAAATTTGCTAGACTCTTAATTTATCACATTAGATTATTCGAAAGACACTATTACataatgaaagaaaataaaattctattacattatttcttcttgaaacgtGTTTGCTTTTTatctatatatatttgaaatacacatatataatattttttatctataTATTTAAATCTCAAGATaagatataatttatattatatttgtaattttgtTATTAAACGCTGATTCGATAAATTGGCCATCGATTCAACATTTTTATATCCAATCCGATCTAATAATTacgattttaatatattattatgtgtgtgtgtgagattTGATCCGATCTACAGGGCGGATTGAAGAGCCAACATGTTAGGGTTAGGTTAAACTTGGTCCGGTTAATTCTGGGTTGGGTTTCGATCTGCAACTCATGGCCACCGATCGCTTGGAAGAGAGACTCGGGAGAAGACGAGGCTATATATTTTTAATCGAGGGTTAGGGTTACACAATTATCTCCTCCATGGCCAATTCCAAGACCAAGACCGGAGGTTGTTCGCTGCTGCTAATTGGTCTTTCTTAGTTCTCTCGGTTTGATTGTGTGCTCGAACTATCTAGGGTTTTGTTTCCTTTGAATTGTTGACCTATTGTTTTGCACGGAGTACTTCTTTTTGCTGTGACTTATTTGGCTGGATTGCCGTTCAATTGTCTCAATTCGGGCCTTCATTTTGGGTTCTTCGGGAGAACTAGGGCTTTCCGTTGGATTTCGAACTGCTTGAAATTAACTGCGGAATTGTCTGCCGGATTCTTTTTTCTTGTTGATAGTTGTTGTGGGGTTTGTGTTGGTCGCTTTCCTTACATGGAATCGGGACTTCTAGTTTTGCTTACTGACAAACTTGTGGAAGATTGACCTTATTCCATCTCCGAGTTCGAGATTTGGTAACGTGCTTGTCGACGATAATATCTGATAAGTTATTCATTGATTATGatgttgggtttttttttttttatttcttattgtcCTTTCAAAATTTTAGCTCGGTGTTTGTTTCTGCTTGATAGAATTTGATTCCTGAGCTTGTTATGGTGATTTGATCGTTTCTCCTTTCCTTTTTGTCTCTTATCGGTAGTCTGCTTCTCAATGATTTTCTAAAGTACTTGTATGTAGGTTATCTGATGATTATGGCTGCTTTGTTTTAAGAGCTATATGTTATCACTGAGCTGTTGCATTTTGCAGAAATGTTTACCTTTGCGCTTTTTTGACTGCTTGTAGGAAGGTTGCATTGTAACTAAGGAGTCCTAGAGAGTATGTAGTGCAGTTATTACTTGTACATTCCATTACTATTTCACTTGgttgttttttgtttctttcgTCATATCTGTTAAAACTGTGCTTTGTGGGAGTAATGGTGTTGGATTCATGGGCATGGAAATTTGTTGCAGATGTATGGACCATCATGAAGCTGATGAAGTCTGGTTGATTTTGTTTTTGTACTTTTGTCATTGATTTCTCTCATTTTAGAAAATGACATGATTTTTATCAAGCTTCACACAATTTGATTGTGGAACTTGATTTAGTTTGTGCATCTTCTTTGTTGGTTTCTTGATGTTTGACTTGGACATCCTGCTGCTGATATGAGATCAGGATAGTGTGCTATCAAATGCCATTATAGAAGATTTTGGTTTCTTGTTAATGGGCGCACCCAAGCAAAAATGGACTGCTGAAGAGGAGTCCGCTCTCAAAGCTGGAGTTCGAAAGCATGGGGCTGGAAAATGGCGCACAATATTGAAAGATCCAGAATTTAGTGGTACATTATGTCTGAGGTCAAATGTGGACCTCAAGGTAAAGTTTCTTGTACATTGTTTAATCAGACAAAACCTACTTTTCTTCTTTGGGTTTTTTGCTGTAAAATATTTGAAAATAGTGCCTTCTGTCATGTAATAACTCGAGACAGGACATAAATATGAGATTTAAATTGCTAAGTGAATGCTTAaggtatgatttttattttttccattTGTTTTATCTTCAATGGACAGGATAAGTGGCGGAATTTGAGTGTGACTGCTAATGGGTGGGGATCTCGAGAGAAGGCCAGAATAGCCATGAAACGGAGCCAACATATAGTTAAGCATGACAATAGCCCAAAGGCTGTCAGCACGTCAATTGAAGATAGTGATGATGAAATACTTGACATCAAGCCTATTGCTGTGAGTAGTGAAAATATTCATGTAACTGGTCAAAAAAGATCATTCTCACGGTTAGTGATACTAATGCTTCATTATTTCTTGTTTTGAAGTTAGCATCTGTCTCTTTTCCATTTAGATCAATTTgcctcatttttttttctttctaattttcaTGTTTATTTAGTGTATCTTGTGGCAATTATGAAGTTTTACTTATATTTGTTACGGATTGTGCCCTTTTTATGGTCTTATATTTATGTATAGAAAACAGGTAGATAATTGACAGTAAAGGTTGAAGTCATTACTCGTTAATATACCTCAAACGTGGAACGTGTTTGGTGACTTTGGAATTCCCTTCTCTACTTAAAAGGGTGTAGATTTGACTATGTGCTGTAATATTTTACCTTGTCACATATTTTCATTTATAGCATATTGGAAGATTTGCTCGCCAACTTGGAATTTAGTTCTCTGCATGCATTCCCCTACACTGCTTACCCCAATTAAAATACTTAGACCTCCCTATGTATTTcactaaataattttataaatatatctcattACTAGAAAATGGAAAAATGAATGGTTAGGATCAATGAGTACAACAACACATACAAAGATTAATGAGAGTTGCAAGGATCCATGGTGACAAAACAATTCAAACACTACACTTGATGATATGGACTTTCCCGTATCTATATGTACCCTTATTGTCTTTCTTAATTTTGCATAATAATGGTGATGATAGTAGTAAGACTTCTAAATgtaaatatatcatttttttgaGGTAAAATATAAGGGAGTTTTATGCATTTGAACTACATAAGATTCTAACCAATTTTCAACATTGATTTCATTCTGATGAAGCATGTTCTAGAATGCTATCAGAACAGCATCTTGATCCTTCTGCTATTCTTTTTAGTTATCACTGATGTATACTAATTTATATTTTGCTTAACCATGTATGTAGGATAGACAATCTGATATTGGAAGCTATAACGAACTTGAAGGAACCCACTGGATCTAACAAGACAACTATTGCGATGTATATAGAGGTTTGTATCAATCCTGAGGCTAAATCCCATTCTCCTAGCTCTCTTAAAGGGAAATGCGATacaatcttataaaaaaaaatgttgattatataaatattatgtgCAGGTGCTATCTTTTCACTGATAGGGACTAGGAACCTGAACATTTTTCAAACTCACAGAATCATTGGATTAAAACAATAAGTTTAATAATTGCATACCTCTTGTTTTATTTGATAATAGATTTCTCTCTACCTTCATGTAGGATCAATATTGGCCTCCTCCAGATTTTACACGATTATTATCAGCTAAGCTGAAGACATTGACTGCAAGTGGGAGATTGATTAAGGTAGTAGTTTTTTTCCTGGTTAAATTTATGTGTTAGCAATGTCGTGAAACTATGGAGTTTTGGCTAATGGATAATTTATGTGCTTATTGCTGTTGAATAGAAAATTGTTATGTATGCTAGCATACATGTTCATGCCCTTGAAGTGCCTATACATGTCACTCGGATACATCTCCTGTGATCATCCTTTTGTCTAAATGGCCAGAATTATCACCTACTTGCCCTTTTAGGTCAAGCGCAGGTATAGAATAGCACCAACATCAGCTTTTCAGAAAGGAAAATCATCTAATATTTCTATTTATGAGGGAAGACAAAGGGAGCCATCCGGATCAGTAGTTGATGACTTCACACCCCTCTTGAGATCTCAAGTAGATGTTGAATTAGCACGGATGCGAAATATGACTGCACAagaggcagctgcagctgctgctcAAGCTGTTGCGGAGGCAGAAGCAGCCATGGCGCAAGCtgaagaggcagcaaaggaggcagAGGCTGCAGAAGCTGATGCAGAAGCAGCACAGGCTTTTGCGGAGGCAGCAATGTTGACTATTAAAAACAGAAAAACAGCTGACCTGGTAATATCTTTTTTGGCCATAAGTATCATGTAACTATTTTGTCAGTGCATATATGAAGTTTTTGCTTCAATTGAGTCGTCCAACCTATGTTTCATAGTTTTTGTTTAATTCATCCAATTCTATGAAATTGAATTCAAACATATCATACTATCTCTTTTGTCATAGTAACTAAGGTTTTTGTGAAATGTGCAGATAGTCCGAGCTTGACAGGAATCGACTGGTCAATTTAGCTTTTCTCCAGGTGCAACTTCACCAGAGATACTATAATTTTAGTTTCAGTATTAATGTGGATATGTTTGAATAGCTAACGTGATGCAGATTCACAACCAACAACGACCCTTGGGAGTCAACCTCAGGACTCACTGGGTCGTTGTTGGTTCCACGGTGTTGTGACTCCAAACAATTGTTGTTGTATATGCTATTGGAAGACCAGGTGTATGGGGGAGGAGAGCTGGTGCTTCAGAGTGAGATCTTCCAAATTGGCTGATGATATTGTGTGCTGCCTGTACTCGCCAAATCTGCAGATGCTTGTGTAGGAAGCTGAATGATTGCCTATGGGAGATTGTTGTCTGTAGGGAAAATCTGACATGGTGGAACATTTTCTTTCTTGAGTTTGGATTAGACTATTTAGAGCAATGGGGGGCTTAATTATACCACTGGAGACAGCAATTGTATTAAAGATCTCACAAGGAACTCTCGATTAGGAACACATTTTTTGAGACAACATTAAAAATGATGCTTATAATGTTTTCAGATGCATTATCTTCGGTCACTTTCATTCTCCTTGTTTACCACTATATCGCTGCTTTATGGATTATTAAAAATTGTGCAGTAAATGCTTGGTGACCATTGGTAGGGGTCTGAAGACTAACCTGAGACGAATACTTCTCAACTGCCCCTACTTTGGTACAGGACGTGGAGGTGAGTGTACTATGAGCATATAATGCCTGAATTAATAACAAACGTAGAATATTACAtggaataaataaatttatcctgTTTATTCGTACAGAAAGTTCACATTATTAGTTTTTTAAAGGCATTAGTTTTATTACCGACAACTAATTTCGTTCAATGCGTTAAAGCTAAACTGCCTCGATTCGGTGTAATAAAAAGAAACAAGTTAGGCCATAACAATGTCTGGAAATGGATAACAAAACACCGAATCAATCTCAATATTCTGTTCCTAATTAATAATCCAAAAAACA is from Musa acuminata AAA Group cultivar baxijiao chromosome BXJ1-6, Cavendish_Baxijiao_AAA, whole genome shotgun sequence and encodes:
- the LOC135677126 gene encoding single myb histone 6-like, whose amino-acid sequence is MGAPKQKWTAEEESALKAGVRKHGAGKWRTILKDPEFSGTLCLRSNVDLKDKWRNLSVTANGWGSREKARIAMKRSQHIVKHDNSPKAVSTSIEDSDDEILDIKPIAVSSENIHVTGQKRSFSRIDNLILEAITNLKEPTGSNKTTIAMYIEDQYWPPPDFTRLLSAKLKTLTASGRLIKVKRRYRIAPTSAFQKGKSSNISIYEGRQREPSGSVVDDFTPLLRSQVDVELARMRNMTAQEAAAAAAQAVAEAEAAMAQAEEAAKEAEAAEADAEAAQAFAEAAMLTIKNRKTADLIVRA